In a single window of the Paenibacillus sp. MMS20-IR301 genome:
- a CDS encoding response regulator transcription factor encodes MRVLILEDEKPIRDLLSVNLRRAGFEVFEASTGEAALSIVKDRKDFDIALLDLMLPGMSGFEVCRRLRAEFPRLGIIMLTAKSQEVDKVMGLESGADDYVVKPFSPVELVARVRSLYRRMYPGEAVLQENNIVLPPFTLMQDERKLLKDGQDIPLTPTEFMIVKLLMEQPNKAMNRDDILTAVWGQYFMGDLKIVDVNISRIRHKIGQEAAGPQFLETVWGFGYIWRG; translated from the coding sequence ATGAGAGTGCTGATACTGGAAGATGAGAAGCCGATACGCGATCTGCTTAGTGTAAATCTGAGGCGTGCCGGCTTCGAGGTATTCGAGGCTTCAACCGGTGAGGCTGCCCTGAGCATTGTCAAGGACCGGAAGGACTTTGACATCGCTCTGCTGGACCTGATGCTGCCCGGGATGAGCGGATTCGAGGTGTGCAGGCGCCTCCGGGCAGAATTCCCCCGGCTCGGCATCATTATGCTCACAGCCAAAAGCCAGGAGGTCGACAAAGTCATGGGCCTGGAATCCGGTGCGGATGATTACGTGGTTAAGCCGTTCAGTCCGGTTGAGCTGGTTGCGCGGGTGCGCTCCCTCTACCGCCGGATGTATCCCGGAGAAGCTGTGCTGCAGGAGAATAATATTGTGCTGCCGCCTTTTACCCTGATGCAGGATGAACGGAAGCTGCTGAAGGACGGGCAGGACATCCCGCTCACGCCTACGGAATTCATGATCGTCAAGCTGCTGATGGAGCAGCCGAACAAGGCGATGAACCGGGATGATATTCTGACCGCCGTGTGGGGGCAGTATTTCATGGGAGACCTTAAAATTGTTGATGTGAATATCAGCCGGATCCGCCACAAGATCGGACAAGAAGCTGCCGGTCCGCAGTTTCTCGAAACAGTGTGGGGCTTCGGCTATATATGGAGGGGTTAA
- a CDS encoding OsmC family protein: MKHPFQLKAVWNGGRNSEGHIEAGGLKSVISIPQEMGGPGTGTNPDEMLLGAAATCYLITLAAMLERSGITPLELTLASEATVDVTNNVFTYERIVHKPRIVLRAAAAASELEIAERLAHKAEQSCMISRAVAGNVSMETLPVVVTAEETGN; the protein is encoded by the coding sequence CTGAAGCATCCTTTTCAGCTCAAGGCGGTATGGAACGGCGGGCGGAACAGTGAAGGGCATATTGAAGCGGGCGGGTTAAAGAGCGTGATCTCCATTCCGCAGGAGATGGGCGGGCCGGGAACCGGGACCAACCCGGATGAGATGCTGCTTGGAGCCGCGGCGACCTGTTATCTGATTACCCTGGCAGCGATGCTGGAACGCTCGGGGATTACTCCGCTGGAACTGACGCTTGCGTCTGAAGCCACGGTAGATGTAACGAATAATGTATTTACGTACGAGCGGATCGTACACAAGCCGCGGATTGTGCTCAGGGCTGCAGCAGCTGCATCGGAACTGGAGATAGCAGAACGTCTGGCCCATAAGGCCGAGCAATCCTGCATGATCTCCAGGGCGGTAGCCGGGAATGTCTCTATGGAGACGTTGCCCGTTGTTGTGACGGCAGAGGAAACGGGAAATTAA
- a CDS encoding ATP-binding protein, whose product MLKGIRSRLTVYITLVLLLIVLLLEGVFIAAVHYYYLGSAMETLNSRAATSATFFNKYLEGFSLKDRARYILENLSTEESSKVEVLNAEGQVIINSFGFSSGEQVSTPDVRTALTSGKGNYQSLNPVNGERIIAVSIALKDYGSTIGVLRYSVSAEPLYAVIMKIVLNAAIVGVLVIGFGFGLSLIIAKRIVGPIQQLTGVAKEMATGDFTVRAAKQYDDEVGTLAVTLNYMSEEILKSEKIKYDFISSVTHELRTPLTSIKGWGETLLVGDLSDKQETLQGLEVMTSETDRLIGLVEDLLDFSKFQAGEITIVRQPYDLRGLLEDLLLQFRYRGQTKQIRLYANIPDQPLPVDGDFNRLKQVFVNLLDNAFKFTPAEGAVSMTAELREALIIITVADNGEGIEAADLAQLGTKFFKGRSRQSGSGLGLAICKEIIELHDGRLRIESEFTKGTSVIVELPLYRMTQHVPPPLYL is encoded by the coding sequence TTGCTGAAGGGAATCAGGTCCAGACTTACCGTCTATATCACGCTCGTGCTGCTCCTGATTGTCCTGCTGCTGGAGGGGGTTTTTATTGCGGCCGTCCATTACTACTATCTGGGCAGTGCAATGGAGACCTTGAACTCGCGGGCTGCTACTTCAGCAACATTCTTCAACAAGTATCTGGAGGGCTTCTCCCTCAAGGACCGGGCGCGTTATATTCTGGAGAATCTCTCTACGGAAGAGAGCAGTAAGGTGGAGGTGCTGAATGCCGAAGGCCAGGTCATTATTAATTCCTTCGGCTTCTCCAGCGGTGAGCAGGTTAGTACCCCTGATGTCAGAACGGCACTCACCAGCGGTAAAGGCAATTACCAGAGCCTGAATCCCGTGAACGGTGAGCGGATCATCGCTGTCTCCATAGCCCTCAAGGATTATGGAAGCACGATCGGGGTGCTGCGTTATTCCGTGTCAGCAGAGCCTTTATATGCGGTTATTATGAAAATCGTGCTGAATGCAGCTATTGTGGGAGTGCTCGTTATCGGCTTCGGGTTCGGCTTAAGCCTGATTATCGCTAAGCGGATTGTCGGCCCCATCCAGCAGCTGACCGGAGTTGCCAAGGAGATGGCCACCGGGGATTTCACCGTCCGGGCAGCCAAGCAGTATGATGATGAGGTGGGAACACTTGCGGTAACACTGAATTATATGTCCGAAGAAATCCTCAAGAGCGAGAAGATCAAATATGATTTCATCTCCTCGGTCACCCATGAGCTGCGGACTCCGCTTACCTCAATCAAAGGCTGGGGGGAAACGCTGCTCGTCGGCGACCTGTCCGATAAGCAAGAGACGCTGCAGGGTCTTGAAGTCATGACCAGCGAGACCGACCGGCTGATCGGCCTGGTGGAGGATCTGCTGGATTTCTCCAAATTCCAGGCTGGTGAGATTACAATTGTCCGCCAGCCCTATGACCTCCGGGGATTGCTGGAAGATCTGCTGCTGCAGTTCAGATACAGGGGGCAGACCAAGCAGATCCGCCTCTACGCCAATATTCCGGACCAGCCCCTGCCTGTAGACGGTGACTTCAACCGCCTGAAGCAGGTTTTTGTCAATCTGCTCGATAATGCCTTCAAATTCACGCCTGCAGAGGGTGCAGTCAGCATGACTGCCGAGCTGCGCGAGGCCCTGATTATCATCACCGTCGCCGACAACGGCGAAGGCATAGAAGCCGCAGACCTGGCGCAGCTCGGCACCAAGTTCTTCAAAGGCCGGTCCCGCCAGTCCGGCAGCGGACTCGGGCTCGCCATCTGCAAGGAGATTATCGAGCTCCATGACGGCAGGCTGCGGATCGAGAGTGAATTCACGAAGGGGACCTCCGTCATTGTGGAGCTGCCGCTCTACCGGATGACTCAGCATGTGCCCCCGCCTTTGTATCTGTGA